The following coding sequences are from one Oscillatoria sp. FACHB-1406 window:
- a CDS encoding carotenoid oxygenase family protein codes for MSVSRDEFGKKEDNPDAKDLPLKMNVKDGKLPLDLQGHVFIVAPVGSIDSPDAEGHPNNSTVYPSSDGTTPLYNGDGMIYRLDFDNLEAGVFLAARIAKPPCYYADVATYWCQQYQGSQTPNKSSDLRFNNYGITRIAGSLGTRNQLNTAFLPLKFSQEESERLLATWDVGRPYEIDPKTLETVTPVGSNDEWEEVTKIGLPGKPPTPFKVIQTSAHPCFDPNTREMFTVNIGRSLSNVFSQLIPIAYIFKEIFDCFLYGLKQISKGRESITLPELEEKPLSFGQRLSIIVESLWRFLKGLTFSQVILWISSSGMEREI; via the coding sequence TTGTCAGTCAGTCGCGATGAATTTGGTAAAAAAGAAGACAATCCAGATGCCAAAGATTTGCCGCTGAAGATGAACGTTAAAGATGGAAAGCTGCCGTTAGATTTGCAAGGTCACGTCTTCATTGTTGCTCCAGTTGGCTCAATCGATTCGCCCGACGCTGAAGGTCATCCAAATAACTCAACAGTGTACCCATCGTCGGACGGTACAACCCCGCTTTATAACGGCGATGGCATGATTTACCGCCTCGATTTTGACAACTTGGAAGCGGGCGTATTTCTGGCGGCAAGAATAGCGAAACCCCCCTGCTACTATGCTGATGTTGCGACCTACTGGTGTCAACAATATCAAGGTTCTCAAACGCCGAATAAATCATCAGATTTGAGATTTAACAACTACGGCATTACCCGCATAGCTGGGTCGCTGGGTACTCGGAACCAGCTAAATACAGCTTTTTTACCGCTAAAATTTTCCCAAGAAGAGAGCGAACGGTTACTCGCGACTTGGGATGTGGGTCGTCCTTATGAAATCGACCCAAAAACCCTGGAAACTGTTACTCCAGTTGGCAGCAATGACGAGTGGGAAGAAGTCACGAAAATTGGCTTACCTGGAAAACCACCGACTCCTTTTAAAGTTATACAAACTTCAGCCCATCCCTGCTTTGACCCTAATACACGAGAAATGTTTACGGTCAATATTGGGCGATCGCTCTCAAATGTTTTCTCGCAATTGATTCCTATTGCTTATATTTTCAAAGAAATCTTTGACTGTTTCCTGTATGGTCTAAAACAAATTTCTAAGGGAAGAGAGTCAATTACCTTGCCAGAATTAGAGGAAAAGCCCCTCTCATTCGGTCAGAGGCTTTCGATAATTGTAGAGAGTTTATGGAGATTCCTGAAAGGCTTAACATTTTCACAGGTGATTTTGTGGATATCCTCCAGTGGGATGGAGCGGGAAATCTAA
- a CDS encoding carotenoid oxygenase family protein, with translation MDILQWDGAGNLKRWEVKYNGRSIKIKQSIHQMAVTEDYIVLLDTAFKVSVEELLPTLTNKKYQQFEKFLRNFFDRPQLSDNSFYIIRRSDLNASKSHVNAKKIIIPREAAHFLADYKNPNNLITLHLSHVCAWDAAEWISKFDFSDPRNRNLEIQELRHLYGAIAGPMDISKFGCYVINGETGDLVRKDVLMDENSTWGPAIYAYQNSPLPERLEDIYWICLGCWEDLKTKHMIHLYKDYKYRQLNLESINQITEQGRPSNLLRLHIDPQESVKKTENRLSIPDVYSFPDGYWVMSPQFIPRGNSGHSTDGYIVCLVHYGDGSSETNGNEVWIFDAANLNSGPTCKLWHPQFNVAFTIHATWLQKVEKRTGSYYIDPQKDYNDIVKQQSLEVQDLFNNWVYPKKEPKTEADCELC, from the coding sequence GTGGATATCCTCCAGTGGGATGGAGCGGGAAATCTAAAAAGATGGGAAGTTAAGTACAACGGCCGTTCGATTAAAATAAAGCAAAGTATCCATCAAATGGCAGTGACAGAAGATTATATCGTGCTTTTGGATACAGCATTTAAAGTTTCTGTTGAAGAACTGCTGCCAACCCTCACCAACAAAAAGTATCAGCAATTTGAAAAATTCTTGAGAAACTTTTTCGATCGCCCACAATTAAGCGACAATTCTTTTTATATAATACGTCGTAGCGATCTTAACGCCTCAAAAAGTCATGTTAATGCCAAGAAGATTATCATTCCTCGCGAAGCAGCCCACTTTCTTGCAGATTATAAAAACCCTAACAATTTAATCACCTTGCACTTATCTCATGTTTGTGCGTGGGATGCAGCCGAATGGATTTCCAAGTTCGATTTTTCCGACCCTCGAAACCGTAATTTAGAAATCCAAGAATTACGGCATCTTTACGGAGCGATCGCCGGTCCGATGGATATCAGCAAATTTGGCTGTTACGTCATCAACGGCGAAACCGGAGATTTAGTCAGAAAAGATGTCTTAATGGATGAAAATTCTACTTGGGGGCCTGCCATCTACGCCTACCAAAATTCACCACTGCCAGAGCGTTTAGAAGATATTTACTGGATTTGTTTGGGATGCTGGGAAGATCTCAAAACAAAACATATGATTCACTTGTACAAAGACTACAAGTACCGACAATTAAATTTAGAATCAATAAACCAGATTACCGAACAAGGGAGACCCTCTAATTTATTGCGGCTGCACATCGACCCCCAAGAAAGTGTTAAGAAAACCGAAAATCGTTTGAGTATTCCAGACGTTTATTCTTTTCCCGACGGTTATTGGGTAATGTCCCCGCAATTTATACCGCGCGGTAACAGCGGACATTCAACAGATGGTTACATTGTTTGCCTCGTTCATTACGGCGATGGCAGCAGCGAAACTAACGGCAATGAAGTCTGGATTTTTGATGCAGCTAATTTAAATAGCGGGCCAACGTGCAAGCTCTGGCATCCTCAATTTAACGTAGCTTTTACTATCCATGCAACTTGGTTACAAAAAGTAGAGAAACGTACAGGGAGCTACTACATCGATCCTCAAAAAGATTATAATGATATCGTGAAGCAGCAATCTTTAGAAGTTCAGGACTTATTCAACAATTGGGTGTATCCGAAAAAGGAACCCAAGACGGAAGCTGACTGTGAATTATGTTAG
- a CDS encoding SpoIIE family protein phosphatase — MVTTVKRKTLFDNVERMDSNKNMTLSLLEYQNPNLRLSGQHEEVILVRSDGEVERIDTIDLGFPIGLEADIADFIASTEIALNSGDIVVLYTDGITEAFDINNVEYGIDRLIEVVVQNRSNSSAEIKQAVIDDVQCYIGEQKVFDDITLVVIKQIV, encoded by the coding sequence ATGGTTACAACTGTGAAACGCAAAACGCTGTTTGATAATGTAGAGCGGATGGATTCCAATAAAAACATGACGCTTTCTTTGCTGGAATATCAAAACCCAAACTTGCGTTTGAGCGGACAGCATGAAGAAGTAATTCTCGTGCGAAGCGACGGCGAAGTCGAGCGCATCGATACTATCGATCTCGGCTTTCCCATCGGTTTAGAAGCCGACATTGCTGACTTCATCGCTTCGACGGAAATCGCCCTCAATTCTGGGGATATTGTCGTTCTCTACACTGATGGAATTACCGAAGCATTCGATATCAATAACGTCGAATACGGGATCGATCGCTTAATTGAAGTGGTTGTCCAAAATCGCTCGAACTCGTCTGCCGAAATTAAGCAAGCGGTCATTGACGACGTGCAATGCTATATCGGAGAGCAAAAAGTATTTGATGACATTACTTTGGTCGTTATCAAACAGATCGTATGA
- a CDS encoding IS630 family transposase, which yields MRFFRELEVETLKLLKRIDRDSKSSQVRQRAKCIILSYQGYSIRELMAIFKVSRKTLYNWLTRWEDQRILGLYNQKGRGRKSKLSLEQKEQVKEWVKQDPKNLKGTILKIENEWEIKVSKDTVKRTIKKWKMKWKRMKRGMSKSPAEWELEVKLPLLKELKDKNEKGEIDLRYFDESGFSLKPLVPYGWQESGERISLRSCSSKRLNVLGLMNRENELFYEICPDKVETDTLIKFFDRFSQKLLKPTTIALDQASIHTSDKFLRKLPEWKAKNLSFFWLPTYSPKQNLIEILWKFIKYEWIEVSAYESWNSLLNYLEKVLSNLGREYVINFA from the coding sequence ATGAGATTTTTTAGGGAACTCGAAGTCGAAACCTTAAAACTCCTAAAAAGAATCGATCGGGACAGTAAATCTTCTCAGGTTAGGCAGAGGGCGAAATGTATAATCCTTAGTTACCAAGGCTACTCAATTCGCGAGTTGATGGCGATTTTTAAAGTCAGTCGAAAAACTTTATATAACTGGTTAACTCGATGGGAAGACCAAAGAATATTGGGACTTTATAATCAAAAAGGAAGAGGTCGAAAATCTAAGTTAAGCCTCGAACAAAAAGAACAGGTTAAAGAGTGGGTTAAACAGGATCCTAAAAATTTAAAAGGAACAATCTTAAAAATCGAAAATGAATGGGAAATCAAAGTCAGTAAAGATACGGTAAAAAGAACGATAAAAAAGTGGAAAATGAAATGGAAAAGAATGAAAAGAGGAATGAGCAAAAGTCCTGCTGAATGGGAGTTAGAGGTTAAACTGCCACTTTTAAAAGAACTTAAAGATAAAAATGAGAAAGGAGAGATTGACCTGAGATATTTTGATGAAAGTGGGTTTTCTCTGAAGCCGTTGGTTCCCTATGGATGGCAAGAAAGTGGTGAGAGAATATCTCTGAGAAGCTGTTCGAGTAAGCGCCTAAATGTGCTGGGCTTAATGAATCGGGAGAATGAACTATTTTATGAAATCTGTCCAGACAAAGTGGAGACGGATACCTTGATTAAGTTTTTTGATAGATTCAGTCAAAAGTTACTGAAGCCGACGACGATTGCCCTCGATCAAGCCTCGATTCACACAAGCGATAAATTTCTCAGAAAGTTGCCAGAATGGAAAGCTAAAAACTTAAGTTTTTTCTGGCTGCCCACCTACTCACCCAAGCAAAACTTAATTGAGATTCTTTGGAAATTTATCAAGTATGAGTGGATAGAAGTTTCTGCGTATGAAAGCTGGAATAGCCTTCTCAATTACTTAGAAAAAGTGCTAAGCAATTTAGGAAGGGAATATGTAATTAATTTTGCATAG
- the pgmB gene encoding beta-phosphoglucomutase: MDAKVSPQPYFDYTEWTVTETQFDPTHLHHSETVFTLGNGYLGTRGSFEEGYPDSCPATLIHGVYDDVPVVYTELANCPDWLALTVQTEGELFRLNQGEILSYQRQLDLQRGILTREVRWKSPSGKTLDLKFERFASLADQHLLGLRCQVTPVDFDGEIEVQVSINGYPDNQGVLHWQWVKQGTGEAHSATPAPYIWLHVRTRSSGIDLGIASRVAIAGTDTAKMQIKGCEGYPTLSTTFNARAGQTVTLDKVSSVLTSREADNPAQQVQEHLQAQPDYETVRSQQVEAWAKTWQACDIIIEGDLIAQIAARYNLFQLLISAPRHDDRVSIGAKTLSGFGYRGHVFWDTEIFILPVLTLTYPELTRNLLTYRYHTLAGARRKAKGYGYPGAVYAWESADTGDEVTPRWVLPTSKQAEPIRIWCGDREVHITTDVAYALWQYWQATGDDEWMRDYGAEILLDTAVFWGTRVEWNGRLERYELRDVIGPDEYHERVDNNAFTNRMVQWHLETALNILDWLRQHDGDRAKTLETQLDLNPNRLRLWSEIIRRIWIPYDKERDLIEQCQGFFKIEDINLADYEPRTRSMQAILGIEGANDRQVLKQPDVLMLLYLMRNLVNRSSLNETGLYYDRDTLQRNWDYYMPRTDHTYGSSLGPAIHAILACDLESPEEAYEHFLRAAMVDLEDVRGNAAEGIHAASTGGIWQAIIFGFGGVRISPDGPTANPQLPPGWTRLAFQLQWRGKTYRYDFPTATKETLEPVTYSTNNLMSAQKPASPLDIAAVIFDLDGVITDTAEYHYRGWQQLADEEGIAFDREANEAMRGLSRRDSLMVLLGDRAAMYGEKQLQEMMDRKNDYYRESIRAIGPADLLPGALSLLDELKAAGLKVAIGSASKNAQEVIESLGVGDRIDSISDGYSVARSKPAPDLFLHAAGELGVEPARCVVFEDAGSGVEAALAAGMYAVGLGPRDRVGAAHVVLPNLEGARWTEILAQLQQSALAAC; this comes from the coding sequence ATGGATGCCAAAGTTTCTCCCCAGCCTTACTTTGACTATACGGAATGGACTGTCACCGAAACGCAATTCGACCCCACACACTTACACCACAGCGAAACCGTTTTTACGCTGGGTAATGGCTACCTCGGAACCCGGGGCAGCTTTGAAGAGGGCTATCCCGATTCCTGCCCCGCAACGTTGATTCATGGGGTTTATGACGACGTTCCCGTGGTTTATACCGAACTTGCGAACTGTCCCGATTGGTTGGCTTTAACGGTACAGACTGAAGGCGAGTTATTTCGTCTCAACCAAGGCGAAATTCTGAGCTACCAACGCCAACTCGACCTCCAACGCGGCATTTTAACGCGCGAGGTTCGCTGGAAATCTCCTTCGGGCAAAACCCTCGATTTGAAGTTCGAGCGTTTTGCTTCGCTAGCAGACCAACACCTATTAGGCTTGCGCTGCCAAGTCACGCCGGTGGATTTTGACGGCGAGATTGAAGTGCAGGTCAGTATTAACGGCTATCCGGACAATCAAGGCGTATTGCACTGGCAGTGGGTCAAACAAGGAACGGGGGAAGCGCATTCGGCAACGCCCGCACCCTATATTTGGCTGCACGTCCGCACTCGCAGTTCGGGAATCGATCTCGGAATCGCTTCTCGCGTGGCGATCGCGGGAACGGATACTGCAAAAATGCAAATCAAAGGCTGCGAGGGCTATCCAACGCTCTCGACAACGTTTAACGCCCGCGCCGGACAAACGGTGACGCTGGATAAAGTTTCGAGCGTGTTGACTTCGCGCGAAGCCGATAATCCCGCCCAGCAGGTGCAAGAACACTTGCAAGCTCAACCCGATTACGAAACGGTGCGATCGCAACAGGTCGAAGCCTGGGCTAAAACCTGGCAAGCGTGCGACATTATCATCGAAGGCGACCTCATCGCCCAAATTGCAGCGCGCTACAACCTCTTCCAACTCCTCATTAGCGCCCCTCGCCACGACGATCGCGTCAGCATTGGAGCGAAAACCCTCTCGGGCTTTGGCTATCGCGGTCACGTCTTCTGGGATACAGAAATCTTTATCCTCCCCGTTCTCACCTTGACGTACCCGGAACTGACGCGCAATCTCCTCACTTATCGCTATCACACCCTAGCAGGCGCGCGGCGCAAGGCCAAGGGCTACGGCTATCCCGGCGCGGTCTACGCCTGGGAAAGCGCCGATACGGGCGATGAAGTGACTCCTCGTTGGGTGTTGCCCACCTCCAAGCAAGCCGAACCGATTCGGATTTGGTGCGGCGATCGCGAAGTTCACATTACCACCGATGTTGCTTACGCGCTCTGGCAGTATTGGCAAGCTACCGGCGATGACGAATGGATGCGCGACTACGGCGCAGAAATTCTGCTCGATACTGCGGTATTTTGGGGAACGCGAGTTGAATGGAATGGTCGTTTAGAGCGCTACGAACTGCGCGATGTCATCGGGCCGGACGAATACCACGAACGAGTCGATAACAACGCTTTCACCAATCGCATGGTGCAGTGGCATTTGGAGACGGCTTTAAACATTCTCGATTGGTTGCGGCAGCACGATGGCGATCGCGCCAAAACCCTAGAAACCCAACTCGACCTCAACCCCAACCGCTTGCGCCTCTGGTCGGAAATTATTCGTCGCATTTGGATTCCTTACGATAAAGAACGCGATTTGATCGAACAGTGCCAGGGATTTTTCAAAATTGAAGATATTAACCTCGCCGACTACGAACCGAGGACGCGATCGATGCAAGCCATTCTCGGCATTGAAGGCGCAAACGATCGCCAAGTCCTCAAGCAGCCCGACGTATTGATGCTGCTGTACTTAATGCGAAATCTCGTCAATCGTTCCAGCCTCAACGAAACCGGGCTGTACTACGATCGCGACACGCTCCAGCGCAACTGGGACTATTATATGCCCCGCACCGACCACACCTACGGCTCTTCCCTCGGCCCTGCCATTCATGCCATTCTCGCCTGCGACTTAGAAAGTCCCGAAGAAGCCTACGAACACTTCTTGCGCGCGGCAATGGTGGATCTCGAAGACGTGCGCGGTAATGCCGCCGAAGGCATTCACGCCGCTTCGACCGGCGGTATCTGGCAGGCGATTATCTTCGGCTTCGGCGGCGTTCGGATTTCGCCCGATGGGCCGACCGCAAATCCCCAACTGCCGCCCGGTTGGACGCGCCTTGCCTTTCAACTGCAATGGCGCGGAAAAACCTATCGCTACGATTTTCCCACCGCCACCAAAGAAACGCTCGAACCCGTAACTTACTCTACAAATAACCTGATGTCAGCCCAAAAACCCGCTTCCCCCCTCGATATTGCCGCCGTTATCTTCGACCTTGATGGCGTGATTACCGACACCGCAGAGTATCACTATCGCGGCTGGCAGCAACTCGCCGACGAAGAAGGAATCGCCTTCGATCGCGAAGCCAATGAAGCGATGCGAGGACTTTCGCGACGGGACTCGCTGATGGTGCTGTTAGGCGATCGCGCGGCGATGTACGGCGAGAAGCAATTGCAGGAAATGATGGATCGCAAAAACGACTACTACCGCGAGTCGATTCGCGCGATCGGTCCGGCAGACTTGCTTCCCGGAGCGCTATCCTTGCTCGACGAACTGAAAGCAGCGGGATTGAAAGTTGCGATCGGTTCGGCCAGTAAAAATGCACAGGAGGTCATTGAAAGCTTGGGAGTTGGCGATCGCATCGATAGCATTTCCGACGGCTATAGCGTCGCCCGCTCCAAACCCGCCCCGGATCTATTCCTCCACGCCGCCGGAGAATTGGGGGTAGAACCCGCTCGCTGCGTCGTATTTGAAGATGCCGGTTCGGGCGTAGAAGCGGCGTTAGCGGCGGGAATGTATGCAGTGGGTTTGGGGCCGCGCGATCGCGTGGGAGCCGCCCACGTCGTCTTACCCAACTTAGAAGGCGCGCGCTGGACGGAAATCCTCGCGCAACTTCAACAAAGCGCCTTAGCTGCTTGTTAG
- a CDS encoding CorA family divalent cation transporter: MKFPSSWQLPEAIRERFGHKSSGQQRAMLAEGHLVLVLHQLPHAGKRDREAVLFWRKPTGSWECSNRASGLTALKQHLDAYRTETERLGQQYERTNVAEDYFALLEALTPAQRAAQNLRATLQAAREAIPSDRDLIDLRDNAAEIARTLELLYLDTKNALDFKVAKQAEEQAKRSLESLKAAHRLNVLAAIFFPLVTLSCVFGMNLPNGLENSPIISFWLVLLTGIVLGFFVRSWLTRGKWF; this comes from the coding sequence ATGAAATTTCCGAGTTCTTGGCAACTTCCAGAAGCGATTCGAGAGCGATTCGGGCATAAAAGTTCCGGGCAGCAACGGGCAATGCTAGCAGAGGGACATTTGGTTTTAGTGCTGCATCAACTGCCTCACGCTGGAAAACGCGATCGCGAAGCCGTCCTCTTTTGGCGCAAACCGACAGGCAGTTGGGAATGCAGCAACCGCGCGAGCGGTTTAACCGCACTGAAACAACACCTTGATGCCTATCGCACCGAAACCGAGCGCCTCGGACAACAGTACGAACGCACCAACGTTGCCGAAGACTACTTTGCCCTCCTCGAAGCGCTAACCCCCGCCCAGCGCGCTGCCCAGAACTTGCGAGCCACCTTGCAAGCGGCACGAGAAGCCATTCCGAGCGATCGCGATCTCATCGATTTACGCGATAATGCTGCCGAAATCGCTCGTACCCTAGAACTGCTCTATCTCGATACTAAAAACGCTCTCGATTTTAAAGTTGCAAAACAAGCCGAAGAACAAGCTAAACGCAGCCTCGAATCCCTTAAAGCCGCTCATCGACTCAACGTGCTAGCGGCGATTTTCTTCCCGTTGGTAACGCTTTCCTGCGTGTTTGGGATGAACCTGCCCAATGGCTTGGAAAATTCGCCCATTATTTCGTTTTGGCTGGTTCTGTTGACGGGAATTGTCTTAGGGTTCTTCGTCCGCAGTTGGTTGACGCGGGGAAAATGGTTTTGA
- the glmU gene encoding bifunctional UDP-N-acetylglucosamine diphosphorylase/glucosamine-1-phosphate N-acetyltransferase GlmU — translation MVAVAILAAGRGTRMKSSLPKVLHSLGGRSLLERVLLGCKPLEPSRYLAIVGYGAERVKEALKGWESLEFIEQTEQLGTGHAIQQLLPALRDYEGDLMVLNGDVPLLRPETLEKLVYVHSVHQNAATLLTAHLPNPQGYGRVFCDGDNRVQHIVEDRDCTDAQKHNHRINAGVYCFNWQKLAAILPDLTADNDQNEYYLTDVFSQLDPVMAVDVEDYQEIMGINDRRQLATAYDILQMRTKDDWMAAGVTLIDPGSITIDDTVKIAPDTIIEPQTHLRGNTEIASGCRIGPGSLIENCQIGEGVRVLYSVARNSTIAAGTEVGPYAHLRNAVQVGESCRVGNFVELKGTTLGNETKVAHLSYLGNATLGDRVNVGAGTITANYDGYKKHPTVIGDRTKTGANSVFVAPITIGSDVTIAAGSTITKNVEDDTLAIARARQVERKGWRMKGQPEGEN, via the coding sequence ATGGTAGCGGTAGCAATTCTAGCGGCTGGACGCGGAACGAGAATGAAATCGTCCTTGCCTAAAGTTTTACATTCTCTCGGCGGGCGATCGCTGCTCGAACGAGTTCTCCTCGGGTGCAAGCCCCTCGAACCCAGTCGCTACTTGGCGATTGTCGGCTATGGGGCAGAAAGAGTCAAAGAAGCCTTGAAAGGTTGGGAAAGCCTGGAATTCATCGAGCAGACCGAACAACTGGGGACAGGCCATGCCATCCAACAACTCCTGCCTGCTTTGCGGGATTACGAAGGCGATTTGATGGTTTTAAACGGCGATGTCCCTCTGTTGCGCCCGGAGACCTTAGAAAAGTTAGTTTACGTCCATAGCGTTCATCAAAATGCGGCAACGCTGCTGACTGCCCATCTCCCCAATCCCCAAGGATACGGGCGGGTTTTTTGCGATGGCGATAATCGCGTTCAACATATTGTCGAAGACCGGGATTGTACGGATGCCCAAAAACACAATCATCGGATTAATGCGGGCGTATATTGTTTTAATTGGCAAAAACTAGCAGCAATTCTGCCCGATTTGACGGCAGATAACGACCAGAACGAGTATTATTTAACCGATGTTTTCAGCCAACTCGATCCGGTAATGGCGGTCGATGTCGAGGACTATCAAGAGATTATGGGCATTAACGATCGCCGTCAACTTGCCACGGCTTACGATATTTTGCAAATGCGGACTAAGGACGATTGGATGGCGGCGGGCGTAACGCTGATCGATCCCGGCAGTATTACGATTGACGATACCGTTAAAATTGCGCCCGATACGATTATCGAACCGCAAACTCACTTACGGGGAAATACGGAGATTGCATCGGGCTGTCGGATCGGGCCGGGAAGTTTGATTGAAAACTGTCAGATTGGTGAGGGTGTAAGGGTTTTGTACTCTGTGGCGCGCAATAGCACGATCGCGGCGGGAACAGAAGTCGGCCCTTACGCCCACCTCCGCAACGCGGTGCAAGTTGGGGAATCTTGTCGCGTCGGTAATTTTGTGGAACTCAAAGGAACGACTTTGGGCAATGAAACGAAAGTCGCTCATTTATCTTACTTGGGGAATGCAACGCTCGGCGATCGCGTCAATGTCGGTGCGGGGACGATTACCGCTAACTACGACGGTTATAAGAAGCATCCCACGGTTATCGGCGATCGCACTAAAACCGGAGCCAATAGCGTCTTCGTCGCGCCCATTACCATTGGTAGCGATGTTACGATTGCCGCTGGTTCGACGATTACGAAAAATGTCGAGGACGATACTCTCGCGATCGCGCGCGCCCGTCAAGTCGAGCGGAAAGGCTGGCGAATGAAAGGACAGCCGGAAGGTGAGAATTAG
- a CDS encoding ShlB/FhaC/HecB family hemolysin secretion/activation protein, translating into MASASSTFGLSVKVLAAVSTPESSLATSIVTARGPIGNLAAVTTPARQLSQVPTPNQDRFLQPNANPPQPLEPEPEPQPTPTPEPTPTPQPAPIPASETVSVKTIAIAGSTILTAEDFAAEIEKLVDRTVAVSELEALADKVTERYLNGGYITSRAILNRNSLESGNIEIQVIEGSIERIEVEGADRLADYVRDRVSIGSVTPVNTSNLESQLRLLRADPLLSNIEASLRAGEKPGGSILVVRVTPADSFISSASIDNYSPPSVGSERFSLNALYRNPLGRGDTIDASFKTTLQGGSRTIDFGYRIPLNPYNGTLQLRTSVNWNNVIQGIGKIFDISGQSQLYEISYRQPLIRTPREEFALSAGFTYQTGQTFTFAGPSPFGFGPDAEGRSTTSVFKFGQDYVLRDVTGAWAARSQFSFGTALFNATQNTEPIPDGQFISWLLQAQRVQVLNENNFLIVSADLQLANDGLLPSQQFVIGGGQSLRGYRQNARAADNGFRFSLEDRITVQRDEAGAARFIFIPFIDLGWVWNVGDNPNTLPERHFLAGIGAGAIWQPLERLSIRLDYGIPLVSLPDRGTNAQDDGFYFSVNYQF; encoded by the coding sequence TTGGCGAGCGCAAGCAGTACGTTTGGCTTGTCTGTGAAGGTACTGGCTGCCGTCTCCACACCGGAGAGTTCGTTGGCAACAAGCATTGTTACCGCCCGAGGGCCAATTGGGAACCTCGCTGCTGTTACTACGCCTGCGCGCCAACTTTCTCAAGTTCCGACTCCAAACCAAGATCGCTTTCTGCAACCGAATGCCAATCCACCTCAACCCTTAGAACCGGAACCCGAACCGCAGCCTACACCGACTCCCGAACCAACACCCACGCCGCAGCCCGCGCCGATCCCCGCGTCGGAAACCGTATCCGTTAAAACGATCGCGATCGCTGGCAGTACGATTTTGACGGCTGAGGATTTTGCGGCCGAGATCGAAAAATTAGTCGATCGCACCGTCGCAGTTTCAGAACTCGAGGCCTTAGCCGACAAAGTAACCGAACGCTATTTAAATGGCGGTTATATCACCTCGAGGGCGATTCTCAATCGCAATTCTTTAGAGAGTGGCAATATCGAAATTCAGGTTATTGAAGGAAGCATTGAGAGGATCGAAGTTGAAGGGGCAGATCGTTTAGCCGATTACGTGCGCGATCGCGTTAGCATTGGCTCCGTTACCCCCGTTAATACCAGCAACTTAGAATCGCAGTTGCGACTGCTGCGAGCCGATCCCCTACTCAGTAATATCGAAGCCAGTTTGCGCGCTGGCGAAAAACCGGGCGGCAGTATCTTAGTCGTGCGCGTCACTCCTGCCGATTCTTTCATCAGTAGTGCGAGTATCGATAATTACTCTCCTCCCAGTGTAGGTTCGGAGCGCTTCAGTCTTAATGCGCTCTATCGCAATCCTTTGGGGCGGGGCGACACGATCGACGCATCCTTCAAAACGACGCTCCAGGGCGGTTCTCGGACTATCGATTTTGGCTATCGCATTCCGCTCAACCCCTATAACGGTACGCTGCAACTGCGCACTTCGGTAAACTGGAATAACGTCATTCAAGGGATTGGTAAAATTTTTGACATTAGCGGTCAATCGCAATTGTATGAGATTAGTTACCGCCAACCCTTGATTAGAACGCCGCGCGAAGAATTTGCCCTTTCCGCCGGATTTACTTATCAAACGGGTCAAACCTTTACCTTTGCCGGTCCTTCTCCCTTTGGTTTCGGCCCGGATGCGGAAGGACGCAGTACGACGAGCGTGTTTAAGTTCGGACAGGACTACGTTCTGCGGGACGTAACGGGGGCGTGGGCAGCGCGATCGCAATTCAGTTTCGGGACAGCGTTATTCAACGCCACGCAAAACACAGAACCCATTCCCGACGGACAGTTTATAAGTTGGTTATTGCAAGCCCAGCGCGTCCAAGTTCTCAATGAAAATAATTTCCTGATTGTTTCAGCCGATTTGCAACTCGCCAACGACGGGCTACTCCCCTCCCAGCAATTCGTCATCGGCGGCGGTCAGTCCCTTCGCGGCTACCGCCAAAATGCGCGGGCTGCCGATAACGGTTTTCGTTTTTCCCTAGAAGATCGCATTACCGTACAGCGCGATGAAGCAGGGGCGGCGCGCTTTATCTTCATTCCCTTTATCGATCTCGGTTGGGTGTGGAATGTTGGCGATAATCCCAATACGCTACCCGAACGACATTTTTTAGCCGGGATTGGAGCGGGTGCAATTTGGCAACCATTGGAACGGCTTAGCATTCGCCTCGATTATGGCATTCCCTTAGTAAGCTTGCCCGATCGCGGAACTAACGCTCAAGATGACGGTTTTTATTTCAGCGTTAATTATCAGTTTTAA